TgccaaaagaaattttcacttcaaaaaattttaatgcttttttattGTACTTTATTCAAAAAGTACGCATATTGTGTGATAAAAGCGccacaaaatataattgaatttttgaacggAAAAATGACCCGAGTAAAATATACCCGGTTTTATAAGTGcattgaaagcaaaaaaaaaaaacttttgtttacgttttctaaagtttttttatttttaaagaaaaatcaatgtatttttatatttttctgaataaaattaaatttattgcttTTTCCGCCAATACCACTTCTTAGCTATATCCACAGCccctaattattaaaattttcaattcttcctTTCAAAATCTTCGCACACTTGTAGATAGAATACCATGGAATCAGCCTAGTTATTATAaaagctaaataaaatttttagctcCGCCACTAACATGTTCATAACAACACTAACATATCAAACTGATTAATTTGATAATagataagcaaaaaattaacataaactaATTGATATTGAATTACTGTACCCACACGATTATGAAATACTTTCACTTTAAACTTTAAGTCACATAACcattataaaatacaacatgACAATATAGATTAATTAGCACCAAATGCATGTAGATaatctattaaaaatgaaattctaaaAGATACGTGGAGTGCCTATAGATTTCGTCATACATATGGCTGACTATGAGTAAAGTCAAAGGTAATACTTGTtaaccacaaaaatttaaataaatttcactcaccttattaatattcaaaattctatCACAATCTCATAGCATAATAATTAGGacttatctattattatttcaactaataatataatctatgttcattataaaaaaacagaTTTGTTTAGTTTGATTGTAAAAGTAtaatgaagttaaaaattttatttattatagaaactAAACgtgatcatttttaatttgtaatcaaaacGCAAGacagcaggctgagtaggcaAGAGCTTATAGCGCTCAAGGctcaaaacaaatttgtttgtcttatggaaatgaaaaaaaaagaacgttACTATATACACGGAGAAAAGTCtcgaaaatttaacaaaacttaCCATATctgtatatgaaaaaataaataaacgctTTGTAAAGCATACCTTACATTTATCCAAACTTGGATATTGCACTTCGCATGGCTCTATGTAAATACACCAGCAACAAATTGTTCGAGTGAGAGCTTTTCTTGTTTAAAGCATTTGAAAAACTGTCTACGATTTacttaaaagaaaagaaaagaaaagctAAACGCAGCACTTTTATACAGAGTCAGAAATCAATTCATTGCCATCATAAAACAGATTATTAACAGATAATTTAAtatcgatattatttatatggtttttaaaCTGTAAGTGGAATGAAAAatactaaacaattttaatCGTATGTTCATATTCTTTTGTGTAGGCTGTGTTCATTTAGTGTTTTAAATGTGTTTAAGTTTTAAGGCATATTTTACCCCACCTTATGAGTTGTACATATTTTTGCTTCTCTTAGCTCTAAAATATACCCTAAGACTATTTCTTCAATACAGTATACCTTCCAATATTTCAATTCTGtaattcatcaatattttgatatcACTGTActtgtacataaaatatttctttgattaAGAACAATCATCtctaaaaacaattgaaatgtattttatatgtcttATTAGttacattttttgagaattaacctcattagatgattttaaaaaatgtatatataatattgagAGACTGCTGTGCcttgaattacaaaaaaaatatttttaaatatcacaatAAAGTGCGCTTTTCCCTAGAGCAAAATTATTTCCGAACACAACGTGTTTTTTgatcatttaaatattgaacacctatcgataaaaactacacttttattttattaatatgtaccTAATCCGTAGTACCAGACATGGGTGTCACCAAGTAAGGGAGCAGAGAGCAtattgaagaaatatttataaataaatgtaatctttctcaaaaaattattaaggttGCTTTAACTAAATCCCAAAGAATCAGCAATAATGAACTAAGCAAAATTTGTCATTTATAAGTCTGTCGTATAAAGTCACGTgtgtttttctatataattcATATTCTGTATCTTTTAGGTTGCTCACCTCTGACGGCGCTTATGGTACAAGTTATGGACCATGGGTCACTCTCGAATGTATCTGGAATTTCTCCCGTCCATTGTAGTTGGGGATTCCATTCAAATATTACGTAACGATCAATTAAAGATTCAACTACTTATTTCATAGACTCCGGCGCAGGAAAATCTGTCTTTTCAAACTGTTCTTTCTCAACGTTTTATGCtatatttaaaactgaaaatatgGCATAaccaataattcaaaaataaacagtATTTGGGTAGAATGTGATTTAAATGGATAGTAAGAGTGAAATTTCCTCTTTgcacttaaaaatttcatttctattttacttgaaaaaaagcTAATGCATAACCAATGCCTGcttattttatagtaaataaactTTGCCTTCAAATAGTTGCTGATTCATAAGAAGCAATATCTTTGACGAAGGTACAACCCTTTACTCTACAATATGTACACTCTTTTAAGACCTTGCATTGATTTACacaatataataatcaaaaaagatttcaaaataatgatacacatttacaaaatatttatcattattatttattattaaatttatattagacgttcattaaaaattaaatagataattatttataaaaataggtaatttatttaaatttggtacAATTAGTAAGCAAGAATTAGGTAAGATTTTATGGgcatttgcattaaaaaatgaatttcttagcttaaggtagtaccaacatgaaatcacttttcgacagatttggccgaattttttttctcgggtttataatagctttatttatgaattcctaaaatttcataatttttgaccgtttagatcgcgagatatttaaagacaaagttcgcgattttgagggtcatgtcccatttaaatcatgtaaaatgtccggtctctccaactattttttatgatattattatatattgaagaaaaagtagaaaaaaatgtttatacaataaaattctaaaaaaaaaatttagaaattaattttcactttcgagatattaattttgacgtaaattgatcgaaattgggacgttggcataattatttcccattttaaacggtcaaaatttctgaaactttgggaattaatagtaagcattattaaattcttaaatttaatttttcgttaaattctgtcgaaaaaaaaattgtaccattgctttaacatagaaactgcaaataccatgctggtactaccttaattagaTATAGGTTATCTTATTTCACTATTAGGctcttgattaaaaaacaatacacTTAAGGTAGTGCGAGTGCTAAAGCAAGTTTAGACTAGTAGTTGAagttatttgtaccttattttcaactttattgatgaattttattataacttaatgaatgtagacgaaaaataagaataaaatttttcgatatctgccttggttttcgaaatatcaaaagctaaataattaaacaaaactttccatattcgatattttgaaaattactacagatattgaaaaattgtattctgaCATTTCGTCTCATATTGTCAATtgataacataattcaccatcaaaattgaatatttatatttttattaattagtatcCCCACtaccttaattagtcggacacaacgggtttttttttgttttcaataatttattagggttttttgttttcaattattaattaagacTTGTTTTGGAGAACCGatttgttttggagaaatctgcGAACACATAaaatccatctaccgttttaccataaccaatgttaaatatgcctacttttgaagtcatttatttatttaaataatcgggcaactcgCCCTAAAATTTTCGGAATTGATCTAGACTTAGCCCGactccataaaaaaaaaatcaagtgttttatccaaaatttccctgcCGCTCGTGCAtccttaacaaaattattttccaattaaGCTCCCAATATTAACTATCAAAATAAGCATTCGTTGTGTTCCAAAACCAAATTTCAAAACACACAGCCTAATCTATTAAGTACTCCATTTTTGCATCGGATGAGGAAAAcataatagaaagaaaattttatttttttagtgtaaaTAAATTACCATGAATAGTTTGACAACCTGCTTGTCCGCGTGTTCACACGATAAATAAAGTAATACCGGATCTTATTCACCTATCCAGGATATCCTAGTCTATTctctaatataatataaaatagccTTGAccaatcttttattatattataattaaaaaaggtaTGCTTTAAATGTATGCTTTATGCATAACCCATGAGACATATTTATTCGCGCTCATATATATATAGAGCAACCTTGAAATTCTGATAcatattatgttaaataatatgtaattggACTTTCGAATAGACATGTTATgcaattctttattaaaaagcagtaaattttattggaaaatattttcccgtaagataatatttcattattttgttcatttaaggatgtacgagcgccagggcaattttggatatgaagttgggctaagtctaaattaattcagaaaattttacttctaatttaaataaataaatgacttcaaaagtaggcttaacttaacattggttttattgTAAAACGGTAGACggattatatgttttcatagatttcttcaaagccggtcagtggaaattaaaaaaaactatttaaaaattacagtttattattggaaaaaaatcctgttttgtccgactaattaaggatttatgagcacggtagttgggacacaaatttaaaaatatatattttttcaattttgatggtgaattatgtatAAACTTGAcagtataagacgaaaagtaagaatacaactTTTCGATGtcagaattatttttcaaaatatcgaaaattgaaaattttggttaattatttagctttcgatatttgtaaaaccaaggcagatatcgaaaaattttattcttatttttcgtatatattcatgaagttagaacaatattcattatcaaagttgaaaataaggtacaaataatttcaaacacaagtctaaacttgccttggcgcttgagctacattaataacttttaaagatCACTACTTGGTCTGAATGCCATTGTGAACAGATACCGCCTCATGACATAACGCGCTGTTcgaattttctaaaacatttgctttttcaaataaatcaaatttggcatgatcattttgatattgagataaaattatttttcattaaacccaaacttacagaaaaaaattaaaattaagaaatatattatctttttaagatgcttttattagtttgagctgtatgtatgtatatgaatgCAGCGAAATCTTTCAGCGAAGTTTTCCCCAACTTTTTGTACCAACTCGTATCAAGGAccaatgacaatacaataatattaactgTATTGTATAATTAGAGTCGTAGGTTACTCGATATCTGTTAATTGaactaattttaagaataaatgtaGGTAGGTAGAACTTCCacgttttgaattttacatttgggttaaatttttattttttaatattatactgcGTGTTTAACTTCTGTGTTTTCTATTTTGGTGCAATAAAGCAtgcatattttacataattttacacTTAAGTAATCAACAACGAATaccaaaaatgttttcaattaattgttcaattttaatttctgttaTCCAATTTATCGAATTATGTAGAGCTGAGTTTCTTCATAGATGTATTCTctagccaaattttttttatgcaggAGAAAGAAAAGTATGCGTTAACTTGATACAGtgattgtttgaaaaaatttgaagaaaaaaattgtgtaaaatgaCCATTTGTGAATAAATAATGCATTCTAGAAAAATGGTAATGGGTTAAAACGactttagtttgaaaattttttttaaagctcttGATACTAAGGAAAAGATTTTTGAGATGTTCCAACCTCCGGGAGAATTATTTACCATCGTAATCAGCCTGCGATTTCCTTTAAGTTTGCATATTTTACCTAAAGTTAAGTGTCTCTGTAGTGAGAATTCttgacctgaagtgataaaaaaaaaatttagtcatcatGCCgattctttcaatatttttattacatcaaataaaaaaacagtcgaatggAGACCTGTAAAAAAAGTCGTGGTTgacattttcaagatattttgttCGCCACATAAGTAAAAATCCTTAAATGAAATCATTATTTACTTTGGTCtgattagtttttcaaatttaaaaaataccttaTGTCAGGGATTGCGAACCAATGGTACTCCATTAATGACATACGactacaatttcaatttttttttttttttgtactaagtTTAATGTTTTGAGTTGATAGTATGtgttatttagtatttttatttttccaataatcaagaaatcaaaattatttgacggAGTGTCTATGGCCTCATTAAACTTTTCTTGGAAAAAATGGCACTTTGATACATAAAAGTTCGCCACCCCTGCCTCATGTAGTCTGACGTCTTTCATGaaggatttaaaataaaaataaaacattcgttttaaattaatttagttaaataaatatgtacaaaaactttttaataactataataaaaacatataaaaattaaaaaatttatctaaaaattaaaattaaagtatcgATTATCAAATACCGCACCATCGTCACCCTCTTCAGTAATGGGTGTTGCAATACGAGCTGGTGGAGGGGCTTTAAATTCTGGTGGAATTGGATTTTGAGCAATTTCACGTAAATTTGCATTTGGGTTAGTACTTGGTTGGAACAACAAAGGGGCTGGATTTGTAGCATATTGGATTGAATTTCCtgaattcaaattatttgttgttTGGAATAATGATGGAGTATTTAAACCAGTATTTTGtggtaaaaattgaaattgttgaaattgtGATGGACCAGCTTGTGTCACTTGACCTCCTACAAGTGCTGCGGGAGCTGgtaaattatttggaaattgtGCTGGTGTCGCATCTGTCAATTGATTATTATCTTCAGCTAAggcattttgataattttctaaTTGTTTTGCAGTATAAGCAGGTTGAGTATTTGCTGGAGCTTGTCGGAACAATTGACCTAAATATTTTGAACGCCCTATTTGTAATCCACGATAGCTGACACCAGGTTGTAAGACTTGAGCTTGAGGTTGTGGCACTGGCGCTGGGCGATAGGTAAAACCAGAATGTAAGACTTGTGGTCGTGATAATGGAGCAGCAGCAGGACCATTTTCTACTTGAAAACCATTTTGACCAGCGGTGTAACGTACAGTAACAGTTTTGCCATTTGGATCGACGTAACTATATTGTCCACGAATATTACCACTGTTATCCACCACTTCTTGGCGGCTTTGATCTCCAATATTGTAATTCGTTCCTTGTAATGAGTTATATTGCGCTTGAATTTGAGCAAATAGTAGCGTGGACGCTACTAATATCAACATATTCTGAAATTTAAACAAGATTTACTTTAGTTTTGGACGATTATTAGAAAAGTTGactataattctaaaaattagttCGAAAAATCGCTCAAGATTCTGATGTGATAAATATATTGCCAATATTCCTTCAAAGAACAATTCAAACATACTCCAAAAGCCATCAGTGcaatttatttcaagaaatgAAGAATTAATGATTTGCCAATTAAATTTGATCACCGTTTATATCAATGATAAAGAACACAAGTAAAGAAACTGaagcaaaatttgtttaaacatcGATCGGATCTGTTTATACTTTCGGGCAACGCACAGACTTTCACTTATCAAGTAGTAAATGCGAATGATAATTATCGGAGTAGGCTTGGTTACTCGAAGGAATTCAATGTATGTTAGAATTCAGTTTTCCATAAACAAACTAATTTTAGGgtataaaacagaaataaagaaacttcaaaaaaattttaaggctTCAGGCTTTAGAAACTGCGacatttttattactaaatatgCTTTCaccaaattaaattacaaattaaattgaacTGATAGTATAGTTTTAAGTATTGCTAGTAAAACTAAAACACACACCGTTCAGAAAGCTAGTAAATTACTAAGCCATAAAGCTGGACAAGAATCCCGGTGGAATAAAATAGAatgagttatattttttaaagtttgtttttaattgtttatcgcGTGCAAGCAGTGCATAAACTGACGCATTTGTGTCCTAAGCAATCATACTAGTTTCTATTTCATATTCTCTTTCGGGCAGCACTGTCCGGGCCAACATAAGCCAGTGAAATAAGCCAAGCCAGTGCTATAAAATACTGGGTTACTGTACTGGCTTAAAACACTGGCTTGGTGTGTACGGGGTATTAGTGGTAAGGCTATTGCAAAAAGTATCaatcgtaaattattttttgtcaaaagatTATTTTTGCCTTTGAAGATTATTTTTTCTTCTCTGTTATTATGCTTTAAAACTTAGCTTTTTGTGGCAAGGCTTTTGGAGCGATTTTACTCATATTACTATTTAAGTAATGCACTTTATAGCTCTgtgatatttttacaaaattttaacacactGGGTTTTTTTTCTGGGCTATCGTACTTACGAACTAAACTAATAAAACcctatattgtattttaaatgtattagtttaaaaaagttagCCATAGGTATGCATACTATTCATGCGAGAAAAGCATggttattttcagtttttttttaggaaacaTTTCtacaaacacaaaatatttgaatttaccTATGTAGGATATGAAAACAATTAACTATGGTAATTGTTACTtatcttgttttaaataatgaaaatattttacatatacttGGTAtggatatatataatttatgatttagTTTCATGACATCAAGGTAAGCAATAATTTGAACGTGTACACagttcattaaataatatacgTGCAATCTTcaccttataaataaatagttacgAAGTTGATTTATTGAGAATATAGACCATAAAATCCTCTTCGATATGAAATTACATAGAATTATTacgattaaataattgttatctaatgatttattgatttaaaatttcttttttgcaaTTAATAAAGAATAGGTAATTAAATCAAGTACATTAATCATCATATTCAACAAACCGTgcatttaagatattttaataaataataaaaataatttcattgatttcctcttcaataaaaaaattcataaaatatttttaaaatagaaaaaaaccaatcatgtcaaattttatccaccctatttctatgtttaaaatagcaaacagcaaaa
This genomic interval from Chrysoperla carnea chromosome 1, inChrCarn1.1, whole genome shotgun sequence contains the following:
- the LOC123305477 gene encoding uncharacterized protein LOC123305477, whose protein sequence is MSTSAMNMLILVASTLLFAQIQAQYNSLQGTNYNIGDQSRQEVVDNSGNIRGQYSYVDPNGKTVTVRYTAGQNGFQVENGPAAAPLSRPQVLHSGFTYRPAPVPQPQAQVLQPGVSYRGLQIGRSKYLGQLFRQAPANTQPAYTAKQLENYQNALAEDNNQLTDATPAQFPNNLPAPAALVGGQVTQAGPSQFQQFQFLPQNTGLNTPSLFQTTNNLNSGNSIQYATNPAPLLFQPSTNPNANLREIAQNPIPPEFKAPPPARIATPITEEGDDGAVFDNRYFNFNF